A stretch of the Microtus ochrogaster isolate Prairie Vole_2 chromosome X, MicOch1.0, whole genome shotgun sequence genome encodes the following:
- the LOC101982694 gene encoding FANCD2 opposite strand protein-like — MAGYQLFSPWTPLDENLQWLRHTTPTISSKHPFRNSPFFPQTPSDLEIQRCFHEVAVILDSRRVVQAGSPQSPGLPSGHETTIKKKVLIKRPMPICLVGVDSVFGRSITVQPPKWTGTFRVSDTSAFSKVVSKEQQWPTGLKEPQIEMTVAMCKQMLRSILLLYAIYKKCIFALQHSQ; from the coding sequence ATGGCAGGATACCAGCTCTTTTCACCGTGGACCCCACTGGACGAGAATTTGCAATGGCTGCGGCACACAACACCTACCATTTCGTCCAAACACCCTTTTAGgaattctcctttcttcccacagACCCCTTCTGACCTTGAAATCCAAAGGTGCTTTCATGAAGTTGCTGTTATCTTAGACAGCCGACGGGTGGTTCAAGCAGGGAGCCCACAGTCACCTGGCCTACCATCAGGGCACGAGACCACCATCAAGAAGAAAGTACTGATTAAGAGGCCCATGCCGATCTGCCTCGTTGGAGTGGATTCTGTCTTTGGCAGGTCTATTACAGTCCAGCCACCTAAGTGGACTGGAACCTTCAGGGTTTCAGACACATCGGCCTTCTCTAAAGTTGTCAGCAAGGAGCAACAATGGCCCACAGGACTCAAGGAGCCTCAGATTGAGATGACCGTGGCTATGTGCAAGCAGATGCTACGCTCGATCCTCCTCCTGTATGCGATATACAAAAAGTGCATCTTCGCCCTGCAGCACTCCCAGTAA